One segment of Pontibacter akesuensis DNA contains the following:
- the nusG gene encoding transcription termination/antitermination protein NusG: MADLKWYVVRAVSGQEKKAKAYLENEIMRHNLDEYVPQVLIPAEKVYEMRNGKKRIRERSFFPGYVLVHADLSHGEAEHIIISTPGVIGFLGGENNSPTKKPVPLRQSEINRILGTVDEAEEQAEVLDTPFVVGEIVKVMDGPFSGFSGTVEEVFEERKKLNVMVKIFGRNTPVELNYMQVEKES, from the coding sequence ATGGCTGATTTAAAGTGGTATGTAGTACGTGCGGTTAGTGGGCAGGAGAAAAAGGCAAAGGCTTATCTTGAAAATGAGATCATGCGCCACAATCTCGATGAGTACGTTCCGCAGGTATTGATTCCTGCAGAGAAAGTATACGAGATGCGCAACGGTAAGAAACGCATCAGGGAGAGAAGCTTCTTTCCTGGATACGTGCTTGTTCATGCAGACCTTTCACATGGCGAGGCAGAGCACATCATCATCAGTACCCCGGGGGTAATTGGTTTCCTTGGCGGAGAGAATAACTCTCCAACTAAAAAGCCGGTTCCACTGCGCCAGTCCGAGATTAACAGGATACTGGGCACAGTAGACGAAGCAGAGGAGCAGGCAGAGGTGCTGGATACGCCGTTTGTAGTTGGTGAGATAGTGAAAGTGATGGACGGTCCTTTCAGCGGATTCTCCGGAACTGTGGAAGAAGTGTTTGAAGAGCGTAAGAAGCTCAACGTGATGGTAAAGATCTTCGGGCGAAACACGCCGGTGGAACTGAACTACATGCAGGTAGAAAAAGAATCGTAG
- the rplJ gene encoding 50S ribosomal protein L10 — protein MTREEKEIIVQDLSEKLANTAYFYITDASTMSVAGINAFRRLAFDRGIEYKVYKNSLIKKALDTLEADTSALDDVLKGASGILFGKETGNAPAKLLQDFRKKGNPLPLLKGAYIDAGIYVGDEQLETLTKIKSREELIGEIIGLLQSPAKNVVSALQSSGGKLAGILKTLSEKE, from the coding sequence ATGACCAGGGAAGAAAAAGAGATAATCGTACAAGACCTGAGCGAGAAGCTTGCCAACACAGCATACTTCTACATCACTGATGCTTCTACCATGAGTGTGGCTGGCATCAATGCGTTCAGAAGACTTGCATTCGATAGAGGTATCGAATATAAAGTATATAAGAATTCACTTATCAAGAAAGCGCTTGATACTTTAGAAGCTGATACTTCTGCGCTGGATGATGTTTTAAAGGGCGCTTCCGGTATCCTGTTCGGCAAAGAAACAGGCAATGCTCCTGCAAAACTGCTCCAGGATTTCAGAAAGAAAGGCAACCCCCTTCCATTGTTGAAAGGTGCTTACATAGACGCCGGCATTTATGTTGGTGACGAGCAACTGGAGACACTGACCAAGATCAAGTCCAGAGAAGAACTCATTGGCGAGATCATCGGTCTTCTTCAGTCTCCTGCTAAGAATGTTGTTTCTGCCCTACAAAGCAGCGGCGGCAAACTGGCTGGAATCCTGAAAACATTATCAGAAAAAGAATAA
- the rplK gene encoding 50S ribosomal protein L11, with protein sequence MAKEIKGYLKLQVKGGAANPSPPIGPALGSKGLNIMEFCKQFNARTQDKPGQVLPVLITIYADKSFDFVIKTPPAPVLLMDAAKIKGGSKEPNRNKVGSVTWDQVREIAETKMPDLNAFKLESAMKQVAGTARSMGITVSGTAPWNA encoded by the coding sequence ATGGCAAAGGAAATTAAAGGTTACCTGAAACTTCAGGTAAAGGGAGGTGCCGCGAACCCATCGCCACCGATTGGACCTGCACTTGGTTCTAAAGGTCTTAACATCATGGAATTCTGTAAGCAGTTTAATGCCAGAACCCAGGATAAGCCAGGACAAGTGTTACCAGTATTGATTACAATCTATGCAGATAAGTCTTTTGACTTCGTTATTAAGACGCCTCCTGCTCCAGTATTGTTAATGGATGCTGCTAAAATCAAGGGAGGTTCTAAAGAGCCAAACCGTAACAAAGTAGGTTCAGTAACTTGGGATCAGGTAAGAGAGATTGCCGAGACAAAGATGCCTGATTTGAATGCATTCAAACTGGAGTCAGCTATGAAACAAGTAGCCGGAACAGCAAGAAGCATGGGTATCACAGTTTCTGGTACAGCTCCGTGGAACGCTTAA
- a CDS encoding M1 family aminopeptidase translates to MNHRFLSIVGMAAAMAFTSACNTNKAVTDTAAKAPVAKKNTAAPANSVPAWVQEKGPFNPSRTKEHDLLHTTLRVSFDWQKQYLNGVAEITAKPYFYPQDTLVLDAKGMDIHSVNLMKDNNATPLTFDYDGQKLAIKLNKTYTRNEKYTIEIDYTAKPNELTSGGSEAITSDKGLYFINPLGEDPNKPTQIWTQGETEASSAWFPTIDAPNERMTQDIYIRVDPKYTTLSNGTFMYSRQNADGTKTDYWKQELPHAPYLATLVVGDFAVVKDKWRDREVNYYVEPAYKGTAKKVFGNTPAMMEFFSKKLGVDYPWAKYAQVVVRDFVSGAMENTSASTFMEDLHMTERELLDKNWDGIIAHELFHQWFGDYVTTESWANLPLNESFANYSEYLWFEHKYGADEAAYLQLDELGQYLDEAEQKRVPLIRYHYKDKEDMFDSHSYAKGGRILHMLRNIVGDDAWWASLNLYLTRNKYSDVEVAELRMAFEDVTGRDLMWFFDQWFAKPGHPELQVEHSYANGQLTIQVEQVQDTAYAPVYRLPLQVAVWAGGQKQVFPITVNKANQTFTFKVANQPQLVLFDAEQQLLGVVEHQKTEQELIFQFQNTKQLAPKLEALARLQEKASQPAVKNMYLAALKDDFWAVRSTAINALSSLKGGEAAAVEAAIQKMATADKKGSVRADAILALASLNGAKHQQLFKQAMQDSSYQAAAAAILAYAGTGAADTKQQLAQFDKETNEEVVLALATFYAVQGGPEKFDWFMRNLKTAKGGELYYLLQSFGAYLASNSSTNTPEVISMLAELAKNHSQYYVRAAAVQALMVMSEKPEVQQLLQEIKAGEKDERLLEMYGI, encoded by the coding sequence ATGAATCATAGGTTTCTCAGCATAGTGGGTATGGCAGCCGCTATGGCTTTTACAAGTGCCTGTAACACCAACAAAGCGGTGACAGACACAGCGGCCAAAGCACCGGTGGCCAAAAAGAACACGGCTGCTCCCGCCAACTCAGTGCCAGCCTGGGTGCAGGAGAAAGGTCCTTTCAACCCCTCCCGCACCAAAGAGCACGACCTGCTGCATACTACCCTCCGCGTTAGCTTTGACTGGCAGAAGCAGTACCTGAACGGAGTGGCCGAGATCACGGCAAAGCCATACTTCTACCCGCAGGATACGCTCGTGCTGGACGCCAAGGGAATGGACATCCACAGCGTGAACCTGATGAAGGACAATAACGCCACGCCGCTGACTTTTGACTACGACGGGCAGAAACTGGCCATCAAGCTAAACAAGACCTACACCCGCAACGAGAAGTATACCATCGAGATAGACTATACCGCCAAGCCGAACGAACTGACTTCCGGCGGCTCCGAGGCCATCACCTCAGACAAAGGGTTATACTTCATCAACCCATTGGGGGAGGACCCGAACAAGCCAACGCAAATTTGGACACAGGGAGAGACTGAGGCCAGCTCAGCCTGGTTTCCAACCATCGATGCGCCCAACGAGCGTATGACGCAGGATATCTATATCAGGGTAGACCCGAAGTACACCACGCTCTCCAACGGCACCTTTATGTACTCGCGCCAGAACGCCGACGGCACCAAAACAGACTACTGGAAGCAGGAGCTGCCGCACGCGCCATACTTAGCCACACTGGTAGTGGGCGATTTTGCCGTGGTGAAAGACAAGTGGCGCGACCGCGAAGTGAACTACTATGTGGAGCCAGCCTACAAAGGCACCGCCAAGAAAGTGTTCGGCAACACGCCGGCCATGATGGAGTTCTTCTCGAAGAAGTTGGGGGTCGATTACCCGTGGGCAAAGTATGCGCAGGTAGTGGTGCGTGATTTCGTGTCTGGGGCGATGGAGAACACCTCGGCCTCTACCTTTATGGAGGACCTGCACATGACCGAGCGTGAGTTGCTCGACAAGAACTGGGACGGCATCATCGCGCACGAGCTGTTTCACCAGTGGTTTGGTGATTACGTAACGACCGAGTCCTGGGCTAACCTGCCGCTGAACGAGTCTTTTGCCAATTACTCGGAGTACCTGTGGTTTGAGCACAAGTATGGCGCCGACGAGGCCGCTTACCTGCAGCTCGATGAGTTGGGCCAGTACCTGGATGAGGCTGAGCAGAAACGCGTGCCGCTTATCCGCTACCACTACAAGGACAAAGAAGACATGTTCGATTCGCACTCCTATGCCAAAGGCGGCCGTATCCTGCACATGCTGCGCAATATAGTAGGGGATGACGCCTGGTGGGCCTCCCTGAACCTGTACCTGACCCGCAACAAATACTCTGACGTAGAGGTGGCCGAGCTGAGAATGGCTTTTGAGGATGTAACCGGCAGGGACCTGATGTGGTTTTTCGACCAATGGTTCGCCAAGCCGGGGCATCCGGAACTTCAGGTAGAGCACAGTTATGCCAACGGACAATTAACCATACAGGTAGAGCAGGTGCAGGATACGGCCTACGCACCGGTTTACCGCCTGCCATTGCAGGTAGCTGTTTGGGCGGGAGGGCAGAAGCAGGTGTTTCCTATCACGGTGAACAAAGCAAATCAAACCTTCACGTTTAAGGTTGCCAACCAGCCGCAACTGGTGTTGTTTGATGCCGAGCAGCAACTGCTGGGGGTGGTAGAGCACCAGAAAACGGAGCAGGAACTCATCTTCCAATTCCAGAACACGAAGCAGCTGGCCCCGAAGCTGGAGGCACTCGCCAGGCTTCAGGAGAAAGCAAGTCAGCCAGCGGTGAAGAACATGTATCTGGCCGCCCTTAAAGATGACTTCTGGGCTGTACGCAGTACCGCTATCAACGCTCTCAGCAGCCTGAAAGGGGGAGAAGCCGCTGCCGTAGAAGCCGCCATCCAGAAAATGGCGACAGCAGACAAGAAAGGCTCTGTACGGGCCGATGCCATACTTGCCCTGGCAAGCTTGAACGGCGCCAAACACCAGCAACTGTTTAAGCAGGCCATGCAGGATAGCTCCTACCAGGCCGCCGCCGCGGCCATACTTGCCTATGCGGGCACAGGAGCCGCTGACACGAAGCAGCAGTTGGCGCAGTTCGACAAGGAGACAAACGAGGAAGTTGTGCTGGCGCTCGCCACCTTCTACGCCGTGCAGGGAGGACCTGAGAAGTTTGACTGGTTCATGCGAAACCTAAAGACTGCCAAGGGCGGAGAACTTTATTACCTCCTGCAAAGCTTTGGCGCCTACCTAGCCAGCAACAGCAGCACCAACACGCCGGAGGTGATCAGCATGCTGGCAGAACTGGCGAAGAACCACAGCCAATACTACGTGCGGGCCGCTGCTGTTCAGGCGCTTATGGTGATGTCGGAGAAGCCCGAGGTGCAGCAGCTACTGCAGGAAATAAAAGCCGGTGAGAAGGATGAGCGCCTGCTGGAAATGTATGGCATTTAG
- a CDS encoding acetyl-CoA carboxylase biotin carboxyl carrier protein subunit codes for MLQVKTGNEKTWQVDIQKDAIQLNGEPFNWDIAPIGPNTFHIIKGTRSFTAEVVSANYQEKTFTFKINGAVQTVSVQDRFDLLLDQLGMGNANANKVNDVKAPMPGLILDIKVAPGQEVKKGDPIMILEAMKMENILKSPGDGVVKEVKVQVRQNVEKNQVMILFQ; via the coding sequence ATGCTCCAGGTAAAAACGGGTAACGAGAAAACATGGCAGGTTGATATACAAAAAGATGCCATCCAGCTAAATGGGGAGCCGTTTAACTGGGATATCGCCCCTATCGGGCCTAACACGTTCCACATCATTAAAGGCACGCGCTCTTTCACCGCCGAGGTGGTTTCGGCAAACTACCAGGAGAAAACCTTCACCTTCAAAATTAACGGCGCCGTACAAACCGTAAGCGTGCAGGACCGGTTCGACCTGCTGCTCGACCAGTTAGGCATGGGCAATGCCAACGCCAACAAGGTAAACGACGTGAAAGCGCCGATGCCGGGGCTTATACTTGACATTAAGGTAGCACCGGGCCAGGAGGTGAAAAAGGGAGACCCGATCATGATCCTGGAGGCAATGAAGATGGAGAACATCCTCAAATCGCCGGGCGATGGCGTGGTGAAGGAGGTAAAGGTGCAGGTACGGCAAAACGTAGAAAAGAATCAGGTAATGATTCTTTTTCAATAG
- the rplA gene encoding 50S ribosomal protein L1 — MTKLSKNRKAALAKADLTKEYSLTDAASVVKDITFTKFDASVDIDVRLGVDPRKADQMVRGIVTLPHGTGKDVKVLALVTPDKEQEARDAGADFVGLDDFIQKIEKGWTDVDVIITMPAVMAKVGRLGRILGPRNLMPNPKSGTVTQDVAKAVKEVKAGKIDFKVDKFGIIHTSVGKVSFSAEQLAANANEVLLTLNRLKPSSAKGTYIKSITLSSTMSPAVTVEKNATI; from the coding sequence ATGACTAAGTTATCTAAAAACAGAAAAGCAGCCTTGGCCAAGGCTGACTTAACAAAAGAATATTCTCTAACGGACGCGGCTTCAGTTGTAAAAGATATCACTTTTACGAAGTTTGATGCCTCTGTGGATATTGATGTGCGTTTGGGCGTAGACCCGCGTAAGGCTGACCAGATGGTTCGTGGCATTGTGACACTTCCGCATGGTACTGGTAAGGACGTGAAAGTTCTTGCCCTTGTAACACCTGATAAAGAGCAGGAGGCAAGAGACGCCGGCGCTGACTTCGTTGGTCTTGATGACTTCATTCAGAAGATCGAAAAAGGCTGGACAGATGTTGACGTGATCATCACAATGCCTGCAGTTATGGCGAAAGTAGGTCGCTTGGGTAGAATCTTAGGTCCTCGTAATCTGATGCCTAACCCTAAGTCGGGTACAGTAACGCAAGACGTAGCCAAGGCTGTGAAAGAAGTGAAAGCGGGTAAAATCGACTTTAAAGTTGACAAGTTCGGTATCATTCACACAAGCGTGGGTAAAGTGTCCTTCTCTGCTGAGCAACTTGCGGCAAACGCAAACGAAGTACTTCTGACGCTAAACCGTCTGAAGCCATCTTCAGCGAAAGGAACTTATATCAAGAGCATTACATTGTCTAGCACAATGAGCCCGGCCGTAACTGTAGAAAAGAACGCAACGATCTAA
- the secE gene encoding preprotein translocase subunit SecE translates to MSNIRTYINDTVEEMKERVSWPTYAELQRSSVLVLIGSLIFALVVGAMDFGFDSILTWFYNQF, encoded by the coding sequence ATGAGCAACATTAGAACTTACATAAACGACACTGTCGAAGAGATGAAGGAAAGAGTCTCTTGGCCTACTTATGCTGAATTGCAAAGAAGTTCAGTGTTGGTCTTGATAGGTTCTTTAATCTTCGCTTTGGTGGTTGGAGCTATGGACTTTGGGTTCGACTCGATACTGACGTGGTTTTACAACCAATTTTAA
- the frr gene encoding ribosome recycling factor — protein sequence MTEEIQFYLSEAEESMQKAVQHTGSELTKIRAGKATPAMVEDLRVDYYGTPTPVSQVANISAPDARTLLIRPWEKNMLGEINKAIKNSDLGLNPLQEADAVRLNIPALTEERRRDLVKQVKNETESGKISIRNIRKDVNDSLKKLQKEGTAEDAVRDAEGKVQKLTDAYIVKMDELLSKKEAEIMTV from the coding sequence ATGACGGAAGAAATTCAGTTTTACCTCAGCGAAGCAGAGGAGTCTATGCAGAAGGCTGTGCAGCACACGGGCAGTGAACTGACGAAAATTCGTGCCGGAAAGGCCACGCCTGCCATGGTAGAAGACCTGCGCGTTGACTACTACGGCACACCTACACCGGTATCGCAGGTAGCCAATATCTCAGCGCCGGATGCACGTACCTTGCTCATCAGACCTTGGGAGAAGAACATGCTGGGCGAGATCAACAAGGCCATCAAGAACAGCGACCTTGGCCTGAACCCGCTGCAGGAAGCAGATGCCGTTCGCCTGAACATACCTGCCCTGACTGAGGAGCGCCGCCGCGACCTGGTGAAGCAAGTAAAGAACGAGACAGAAAGCGGTAAGATCAGCATCCGTAACATCCGCAAGGATGTAAATGACTCGCTGAAGAAGCTGCAGAAGGAAGGCACCGCCGAAGACGCCGTTCGCGACGCAGAAGGCAAAGTGCAGAAGCTGACGGACGCTTACATTGTGAAGATGGACGAGCTGCTAAGCAAGAAGGAAGCAGAGATTATGACGGTATAA
- the tuf gene encoding elongation factor Tu, translating to MAKETFDRSKPHVNIGTIGHVDHGKTTLTAAISTVLASKGLATLRDFSSIDNAPEEKERGITINTSHVEYATENRHYAHVDCPGHADYVKNMVTGAAQMDGAILVVAATDGPMPQTREHILLARQVGVPQLVVFMNKVDMVDDPELLELVEMEIRELLSFYDFDGDNIPVIQGSALGGLNGDAKWVATIEELMAAVDSYIPLPERLVDLPFLMPVEDVFSITGRGTVATGRIERGIINSGEQVDILGMGAENLKSVVTGVEMFRKILDRGEAGDNVGLLLRGIEKTDIRRGMVICKPGSVKPHTKFKAEVYVLSKEEGGRHTPFFNKYRPQFYFRTTDVTGEIMLPEGVEMVMPGDNITIEVNLINAVAMEKGLRFAIREGGRTVGAGQVTEILD from the coding sequence ATGGCTAAAGAAACATTTGACCGTTCCAAACCGCACGTAAATATCGGTACTATCGGTCACGTTGACCACGGCAAAACTACTTTGACTGCTGCTATCTCTACAGTATTGGCTAGCAAAGGTCTTGCAACACTTCGTGACTTCTCTTCAATTGATAACGCTCCTGAAGAAAAAGAAAGAGGTATCACGATCAATACATCACACGTTGAGTACGCAACTGAAAACCGTCACTATGCACACGTTGACTGCCCAGGTCACGCTGACTACGTGAAGAACATGGTTACTGGTGCTGCCCAGATGGACGGCGCTATCCTTGTGGTTGCTGCAACTGACGGCCCAATGCCACAGACGCGTGAGCACATCCTTCTTGCCCGTCAGGTAGGTGTACCTCAGCTGGTAGTGTTCATGAACAAAGTTGACATGGTAGACGATCCTGAGCTTCTTGAGCTTGTGGAAATGGAAATCCGTGAGCTTCTTTCTTTCTATGACTTCGACGGCGACAACATTCCAGTAATTCAGGGTTCTGCTCTTGGTGGCCTTAACGGCGACGCGAAATGGGTAGCTACTATCGAAGAACTGATGGCTGCTGTTGACTCTTATATTCCGCTTCCAGAGCGTCTTGTTGACCTTCCATTCCTGATGCCAGTAGAGGACGTGTTCTCTATCACAGGTCGTGGTACAGTAGCAACAGGCCGTATTGAGCGTGGTATCATCAACTCTGGTGAGCAGGTTGATATCCTGGGTATGGGTGCTGAGAACTTGAAGTCAGTAGTAACTGGTGTTGAGATGTTCCGCAAGATCCTTGACAGAGGTGAAGCTGGTGACAACGTAGGTCTTCTTCTTCGTGGTATAGAGAAAACTGATATCCGTCGTGGTATGGTTATCTGTAAGCCAGGTTCTGTGAAGCCTCACACGAAGTTCAAAGCTGAAGTTTACGTTCTTTCTAAAGAAGAAGGTGGCCGTCATACGCCATTCTTCAACAAGTACCGTCCACAGTTCTACTTCAGAACCACAGACGTTACTGGTGAGATCATGCTTCCTGAAGGCGTAGAAATGGTAATGCCTGGTGATAACATCACTATCGAGGTAAACCTGATCAACGCGGTTGCCATGGAGAAAGGTCTGCGTTTCGCTATCCGTGAGGGTGGTAGAACAGTAGGTGCCGGCCAGGTAACTGAAATCCTTGACTAA
- the pyrH gene encoding UMP kinase — protein sequence MKYKRILLKLSGEALMGDQQYGIDSNRLLQYAQEIKEVAALGVEVAVVIGGGNIFRGVQAEQVGLDRVQGDYMGMLATVINSMALQSALEKLGVYTRLLSGINIQQVCEPYIRRRAVRHLEKGRVVIFGAGTGNPYFTTDSAASLRAIEIEADVVLKGTRVDGIYSADPEKDPDAVFYPNISFKEVFEKGLNVMDMTAFTLCKENDLPIIVFDMNKGGNLKRLVQGERIGTLVSMDDLGDTLKETVDQIQPNSKTDRK from the coding sequence GTGAAGTATAAACGAATTTTGCTAAAGCTAAGTGGTGAGGCACTCATGGGCGACCAGCAGTACGGCATCGACTCAAACAGGCTGTTGCAGTACGCCCAGGAGATAAAAGAGGTAGCCGCCCTAGGTGTGGAAGTGGCCGTGGTGATTGGCGGCGGTAATATTTTCAGGGGAGTGCAGGCCGAGCAGGTAGGCCTGGACCGCGTGCAGGGCGATTACATGGGCATGCTGGCCACCGTGATCAACAGCATGGCGCTGCAAAGCGCGCTGGAGAAGCTTGGCGTGTACACGCGCCTGCTGTCCGGCATCAACATACAGCAGGTATGCGAGCCATACATTCGCCGCCGTGCGGTGCGCCACCTGGAGAAAGGCCGTGTGGTTATATTCGGGGCAGGCACCGGCAATCCATACTTCACAACCGACTCTGCCGCCTCGTTGCGCGCCATAGAGATTGAGGCGGATGTGGTACTGAAAGGTACCCGTGTGGACGGTATTTACTCTGCTGACCCGGAGAAGGACCCGGACGCAGTATTCTACCCGAATATCTCGTTTAAGGAAGTGTTTGAGAAAGGCCTGAACGTAATGGACATGACGGCGTTTACGCTGTGCAAGGAGAACGATTTGCCTATCATCGTGTTCGATATGAACAAAGGCGGCAACCTAAAGCGTCTGGTGCAGGGCGAGCGCATCGGCACGCTCGTAAGTATGGACGACCTGGGCGACACACTGAAGGAAACGGTGGACCAGATACAGCCAAACTCGAAAACTGACAGAAAATAA
- the rplL gene encoding 50S ribosomal protein L7/L12, whose amino-acid sequence MADLKAFAEQLVNLTVKEVNELATILKDEYGIEPAAAAPMMVAGGGAGDGAAAAEEKTSFDVILKAAGAQKLAVVKLVKELTGLGLKEAKELVDSAPKALKEGVAKDEAESLKKSLEEAGAEVEVK is encoded by the coding sequence ATGGCAGATTTGAAAGCATTCGCTGAGCAGTTAGTAAACTTGACTGTTAAAGAAGTTAACGAACTAGCTACTATTCTTAAGGATGAGTACGGCATCGAGCCTGCTGCTGCTGCGCCAATGATGGTTGCTGGTGGTGGTGCTGGTGATGGTGCTGCTGCTGCAGAGGAGAAAACTTCTTTCGACGTGATCCTTAAGGCAGCAGGTGCTCAGAAACTAGCGGTAGTAAAGCTGGTTAAAGAGCTGACTGGTCTTGGTCTGAAAGAGGCAAAAGAACTGGTAGATAGTGCTCCAAAAGCTCTTAAGGAAGGTGTAGCCAAAGATGAGGCTGAATCACTGAAGAAGTCTTTGGAAGAAGCTGGTGCTGAAGTGGAGGTTAAATAA